The sequence AAACATATTTGGGCCAAGAAACATATGCTCAGCCCAAGACAATTCTTCTCTTGATCCAACAAAGCATATatcaaataagaagaagaaaagaatggatCAAGGGTTAGCTTCGGTTACCTACTCCATGGACTAatggatttcaaatttcaattcaatTAAGTTCATGCCTTGGTAACTAAAAAGAtaaaattcaatttgatttatttgCATTAATAGCCCCACACGTTACTTTATGCATAGGGGAATGGAAGTGGAAATtaaatttgttttaatttcatTCATTGCTTCCTTCGAaagtttctttctctcttctctctcctctctctttgttTTCGATCATATCATTtgtcagagaagaagatggaagaaagaagaagttatcaaaagaaaaagtaaagtaACAGAGAAGTCTATGGAAGAAAAGGCTATGAAGAAGGAAGATCTTAAGAAAGGCATGGTAAGATTTTTTCCATTGAAGGCAAGATTTGAAGAAGGGCTTCAAGATTTTCGAAGCCAAAATTAGAAGCAATCTGCCTCTGCCAGAGAAGAAGATCTCAGTTGCAAAAGTTCATTTCCATTTTTGTTCATCAAAGAAAGAAGCTAGCCGCCGAGTTACATGTaagaagaagcaaaaatggaaaGTAAGGAGCTGTCCTGGGTCAGAGGTTCATCAAGGGTCCGAATTCATTCTTGGGGCCAAAGTCAAGATGAAAGGCTCAAATTGAAGAAGTTTGATGAAAAAggttgagagaggtacatgcatgttggtttttggttttccctctctcttctctctatccgaACCGCTGTTGTTTTTTGGTTGGAGAAGAAGTtgcttagttgaaccggtttcaaccttggaagcttccccttctatattaAGAGTGAACGACTAAGGGTTGAGATCAAGGAGAGAAAGTggaagcacagagttctcatagctacccaagcttcctgagttcttctccttcaaagatgttcattttgttttctttttcttagtattgtctgtctgagtctcatggtgaaaaaggcaaacatggtgaggtttgtaagaaaaagccagtgagagaAAAAAGACAGTGATCAATATTAGAGAAAAATCCATAGATGTTtcagagtttctttgtacatctgtatgttgtgtttcatgatgctgtagggattcccttacaagttgggttaacACTTTGCGGTTGAAAGCTAGGTTTTGAGTCCTAATCAAATTCAGATTGGGTGTAGAATCTGGGTTTGTCCctgataggattgggtagatcctagggaaAGAATTAGTGTTTGTAATCTTGTAAAAGATagtaaaattccatcattgttgtgatggagattggatgtaggctgcattgcacttaacagctgaaccaggatacttcttggTGTGATTTTCTCTTTCTGCTTCTTCTCTGTTTCTGGTTTgcaggagacaaaatgaaaatgtctctcaacttgttacgagacaaaacaaaaatgtCTCTTAActtgttatgagacaaaaagtaaaaatatctccTGAAGTTCCTTTAAAAGTCATAAAGTAATTTTCAGCAAAAAGGGAGGCTATGATTCAACCCCTCCCCCCGCCTCTGCCATTCTCTTAGCCATTGATTACCATCAATGATTTTTCCGGTCCCTGATTAATTTTACGTCATCATCATCACGTAGTCGATACCTGTGATAAACAAATAGAAATAATATTATCAAACAGCAAAAAAAATCGttaattaattgatatttatttaaataataccTTTTATAATAAAAGTATTATCTGCTTCTACTAGATatttgtaataaatttttttcacTGACTTTCTGTATTGTtaataaataacatgcagaaCAAGATCATTCAGCATCGCCAAACATCTCACATCTGGTGGCACATCAACATCAATAAATATAGGATGAAAAAACTAAATATAACATTTATTATAATCTATTAATATTTTTCCATCATAATGAATTGTTAATACTAGTGTTTGAGCCATTTTACAAATACAAAAAATAAGAGATGAAGGTAAAAAAggtaaaaaatagaatttttagaCAATAATATGAATAAATTCACTCGTACCTGCTGTATATATATTATTGAAATTTATGACCATTCACTAATGTCAAGGTGTATAAGATACAATTCGTTTAATATTTAAACAAATTGAAGTGTACAAGATACAATTCGCCTAATACCTAGACAAACTGAAAAACGTATAATGCAATTTGCCTACACATGAGGCGAACTACAANNNNNNNNNNNNNNNNNNNNNNNNNNNNNNNNNNNNNNNNNNNNNNNNNNNNNNNNNNNNNNNNNNNNNNNNNNNNNNNNNNNNNNNNNNNNNNNNNNNNNNNNNNNNNNNNNNNNNNNNNNNNNctacaaaaaaaaaaaaaaacactaaaatttACGGCTAAACTAAAGCCTCAGGTGCACAAAAGTTGGTTCAAGCTTACCGTTATTGAACCAAAAAGTTATTGCATCAAAACAGATAAGTGAAGAAAAATGTGATATCCATAACCCCTTTTTCAGTTTTCATTAACTCCACAGCCCACCTTTTTTATGAGCCTAACTTGTGGGAGTTTTTTACTCATCTGGCATCTCTCTATTTAAGGTGCTACTACATACAATCTCACCCAAAAAACACAAACAGAAATAGAGAATCTAATTACCCTTTTCTCTTTCCTACTCATAAGCTCCACATCATGCCAAATAACATTCACATGTCTTTGTTTCTtctgaaaaagataaaaattattcACAACTTTTCTTGCTTCATCTTCATGTTGGTTCTCCACTAACACCCTTAGCTACCTGCCCCCTCTCATCTTCATTCGTTCTTACTAATCTGCtaagtttattttttattatttatcttttttctcTGAAAGCAAAGTTATAAGCTGCTGGTGCTGGTGCTGTAAATTGTCAATCAAATTTCTCCAAAATTTGGTGCCATGAATCCCATAACACTCTTGGTTATTCTTCTACCTTTGTTTGCACAGTTCTTGGGAGTTGAGCCTTCAAGGCCCAAGCTTCCAGGAAAATCAAGGTCATCAGTGAAGTCACTAACCTCCCAAATCAGTGTTATGGGTTTTGTTTATTGTGATATGTGTTCTAACAACACCTTTTCCAGACACAGCTACTTCTTATCAGGTATAACCAAAACCTTTCACTTGCATTCTTTTTTTCCAGTTTTCTTTTTGACTTACTAAACCTTAGAGCAAAGATTTAGTTATTTTAGTGTGACCTTTGTGTGTGACTATGATTTCAATAACAATGTTAATGTATTAGTAGTGTATTTGTTAGATAGATATTAACTACTATCTGGTTAAACTTTGATAGAAATTACTACCATTATCATCATTTAGTAATTAGTGAATATgacaccttttttttttatatatttcttttagtttatgtatatattttaattctccgaAGAGAATTGTCTTTATGTGACCTCAAGGTTACGAGTTCAAGTAGTGAAAACAGCTATTGATGTAATTATCAAGTTAGGCTGTGACACCCTTTGAGTGCGGCCCCTTTTTTAAACCTGGGTTAAGGCAGGATGTTTGTGCATTGGGCtgtcttttttatatattttaattctgtGAATAGAAGAATAAAAGTGAGAATGGCAGGTGCTGAGGTGAAAATAGATTGCATGTTCAAAGCAGTGTCATCAAAGACAGAGGAACAGGTTTCAGTCTCAGCAAACAGAACAACAAACAAGTATGGTCTTTATAGGTTGGAAATCCCTTCTGTTGAAGGTGTGAAATGTGCACAAGACTCTGAAGTTTTTGTGTCTAATTGCAAGGCAACTTTGATTGGAAGCTCAACCTCTTCATGCAATGTTCCTGGTTACAGAACCACTTCTGATCAGATTTCAATCAAAGCTAAGAGATCCAATCTCTGCATATATAGCCTCAATGCTTTGAATTTCAGACCTTCCAAGAGGGACATCAATTTGTGTggtcattaattaattaatatattatatagtATTCTCCAAGATTTGGTGTTACACAAGTAGAAAAGCCTAGTAATATATTTGACTACTTGTGTAATGCAATTTCCAAGAAACTAAAGTTTCATCATGTgttctttatttcttcttttttttttttctctctctccctctctctcttttgATTGTTTTAATGCATTTTATTTGTTTGGTTATGAAGCAATTTACACTATTTTCTTATAATAATTTTGTGCTTAAAGCATATCATGCATGAAGATTTAGTTGTAGACAATAATTTGAAAGGAGAAGGCCAGAAGGGTAACCCTGTTAAATTTAGACATATATATGAAACTTGAATTTAACTTTAATGtactatttatataaaataattttatacatgtaTCTAATTATATAAGTTATAATGTTacgtcaataaaaataattaccttttttatattgattgcatgtaaaataattttactattagtctatcaaaattaaactctttaaaCTTATCTCGTGTGAAATTGTAAAAGCAAAAGTATAAATAATTTTTGGTTAATGTTGTGGTATATTATTTTCCCAAATAAAAAATAGACATTTAGCAAAATAATCTGGAAGATCTTTAATACTGTACACACAAGTTCAATTGGACATGAATTATTTTCCAAAGAATTATCTAAATATCAGAATGTTTGGTCCATTATAGAAGGACCCTTTGAGCATGATGCAAATTGGCATCTGATGACAAAAGAGTATGTCAGATAATCATCACAAATTGTCTCTCTGGTCCTTTTATTTGATCGACAGTAGAAGGTTTCTGCCACTAAAAGGTTGTTCCTGGTTTGCATCAATAGGCAATAGCTCACAATTTCTGCAAGTAGGTTGGTGTGGTTTAATCAATTAAATAAGAACAGTTAAAGGAAGTAAAGTAAACTAACTGTTAAATTGGCAAGATAAGAAGTGGTAGTTTTAAAATAAGGATTTCCTATAAATATGATCCTCATTGTGTGTTTTTCATTTATGGTGATggcaaaataaaagaataaaatgtGGAGCAATTGCACAAACCTTGAACTAATTGAGTAGAAATTCTAACAAGTACAGATAATTAGTTGAGTTATACTGTTCATGTGTTGGGCATGATGGGAATAGCTCAGAACCCTATCTTTAGAATGAAAAATCCGTCTAATTAGTCAGTGTAGTCCCTTTAAATGGgagaatggatcctctcaattttttttaacaattgaaagagtaaagtgtaatctctcaccattaattttgTAAGTGGGATTaataataaatatgagagagagaacaatgaagagttagagatcacactttacaccCTCAATTTTTTTGTAAAGAGAATCTATTCCCAATAAATGGAGCTCAAATTTGCGATGGATTAATTTTTAGTTTGTCGGACTGAAAAATATTGTGATAACAAAAACAATCTAACCCGTTGCACTCAATCCATTTAAGGGCCTTATTTTTTTTGGACCTGTATTTTTTATTTCCATTTGTCTTAAAAGAaggaaaaaagttaaaaaatgtgTTGGACCAGTTTTATCACTTGTTATGTCCAACCGTATTTGGGCCCTATAATTTTCGAACATGATTTGAACATTGAGTTAGATttctaaaataagaaaaatgaagcaATTTTGAAAAGAGAATggtgttttaaaattttaagcGTTTGGTCCTGTTTCTGTGTCAAATCTCAAATGCTCCATAAAAATCTCGAAATCATTGTTCCCTCTTAAAAAGCTGGAAGTAGCTGCAATTTATATTGTACATAGGAAGCAAAGGAGCACATGCTTCTATGCTAAAGTCGTACTTACTAATTAATGAATGAACTTTGAAGAATAAATTTACATAGCCAGAGGAAGGGTGGTTTGAATTAAGGtcatttttaatgtttaaaataatttatgGTTATTATTgaattgtttttttatttattaaatatgtgtgaaagtaataaaaataaaatttgttgaAATGACAATAGGTTACTTATAATTTAATtaatgttataaaataactaaataaataaataaggaagaggtaacaagtataaaaatataaagagagagaaagaagtattgcaacataaagagagagagagaattgtttATTGTTTTTTGTGTGTATATTGCATGAGGATTAGTCTCTTATTTATAGGCATACAAAAGGTAACATTTTCAACCttcattcaattcaatttctcttaagAATAGACATTCACCTATTCAATCTTATCACAATACTCCCCCTTGGatgtccatttaggattatgcctcgtttaaaccttactaaagaaaatccaatggaaaaaactttagtgaaggaaaaagagtacaatatcctttgtgatgggaactgcctcattaaaaaccttgtcaagaaaaacccaatgggaaaaaaacctgaccaaggaaaaaagagtacagtctccccctcttgccgacattattttatatcttgaaatcggcgcatcccaatctgatgtactAGTCTTTCAAAAgaagattttgggagtgactttgtgaataaatctgccagattatcacttgagcagatctgttggacatcaattgtcccttgattttgaagatcgtgagtgaagaagaatttgggagaaatatgctttgttctatcacctttgatatatccgcctttaagttgagcaatacatgctgtattatcttcaaacaggacagttggagctatcttctgatcaatcagtccacatgatgatagaatatattggatcacacTCCTCAGCCacaaacactcgcgactagcctcatgtatcgctagtatttcagcatgattagaggaggttgctgctatcgtctgtttcgtggacctccatgatatagctgttccaccatatgtaaacaggtatcctgtttgagatctccctttatgtggatcagacaagtatccagcatctgcatagccaactaattgNNNNNNNNNNNNNNNNNNNNNNNNNNNNNNNNNNNNNNNNNNNNNNNNNNNNNNNNNNNNNNNNNNNCTAGTaggttcacagcaaatgatatatcgggtcgtgtattattagcaagatacattagcgctccaatggcactaagatatggtacttcaggaccaaggatatcttcatttttttttctttaggacggaattgatcctttttcacgtccaaagatcttacgattattggagtacttaatggatgtgacttatccatataaaatctcttcaagatcttctctgtgtatgtcacttgatgaataaagatcccattttttgtatgctcgatctgcaggtcgagacaaaatttagtccttccaagatctttcatctcaaactcttcctttagagtttttataattgttggaatctcttcaggagttccaatgatatttaaatcatcaacatacacagcaattataatgaatccagatgcgaATTTcattatgaaaacacatggacaaatatcatcatttttgaatccatttttggccagatactcagtaagacgattataccacattcgtccagattgctttagaccgtataaagatctttgcaatttaactgagtataacccctgtgaatattcattggatggtttagatatctttagtccttcagggactttcatatagatatcccgatctaatgagccgtataaataggctgttaccacatccattaaatgcatatgcagtttatgatatgcacataaactgaccaaataacgcaatgttatcgcatccactataggggaatacgtttcttcataatctataccggacttttgtgaaaaaccttgtgccacaagtcgggctttatagcgcacaacttcatttttctcatttcgttttctcacaaatacccaccggtatccaacaggttttacatcttctggtgtacggactataggtccaaagacttcacgttttgcaagtgagtctaactcagccttcatggcttctttccattttggccaatcattcctttgtcgacattcttcgactgatcttgactcaagatccttactttcatgcatgatatttaatgccacattatatgtaaatatttcattgacaattgtcttatttcggtcccatttctctcctgtaaagacataatttatcgagatctcgtcattttcacaattttcaggtacctgaatgtCTTCTAgtgttatatcagaattttggacaactgcaagtGTCTTTACAATGTCTTTTTCAACAAGAataatatttacctcttttctctttcgagaatttttatctttggaaccgacaggcttGCCACGCTTcaggcgtgtatttgcttcagtggctatttgtcctactgggacatcaattcgaattggggcattttccaccctgccacgcttctggcgtgaatttgcttcaatggctacttgtcctactgggacattaatttgaattggggcattttccgctggtatataagatttggttatcctctttgtatcgaaaatacatcaggcaattcatttgctattctttgcaaatgtataatcttttgaatttctagttcacattgccctgatcgaggatctaaatgcatcaacgatgatgcattccaattaagttccttttcaggaagcttattctctccccctaatgttggaaattttgattcatcaaaatgacaattcgCAAACCggactttaaatacatctcccgtttgtatctcaagatacctcactatagagggagaatcatatccaacatatatccccaattttctttggggtcccattttggtacgattaggtggtgcaatgggaacatatatcgcacacccaaatatttttaaatgggagacatttggctgctggccaaaaactaattgcataggagagaactgatggtaactcgttggcctcaaacgaataagtgttgcggcatgtaaaatagcatgcccccaaaccgaggttgggagatttgttctcataagcaagggtctagcaatcaattggaggcgtttaataagtgattctgctaacccattttgtgtgtgaatataagctactggatgttcaacacttatcccattagccatacaataagcatcaaaagcttgggaagtaaactcaccagcattatcaaggcgaattgctttgattggattttctgaaaattgtgcttttaatcgaataatttgagccagtaatctcgcaaacgtcaggttgcgagaagataataagcacacatgtgaccatctcgaagatgcgtctatcaggaccataaaatatctaaaagatcctcatggtggatgaataggtccacatatatcaccttgaatcctttctaggaattcaggggactcaaatctaatctttactggtgatggccttaaaattaacttcccttgagaacatgcagcacaataaaattcactagatttaagaatcttctgattctttagtgaatgtccatgagagttttcaataattcttctcatcatgattgttcccggatgacccaatctatcatgccaagttatgaattcatttgggctagtaaacttctggtttacaatggcatgtgattcaattgcactaatcttggtataatataacccagatgaaagtgagggtaatttttctaatataacatttttatttaaatcatgagttgtgatacataaatactcataactttcctcattcatagtctcaatatgatatccatttcggcgaatatctttgaaactcaacaagttcctcagagacttggtagataatagtgcattatttattataaattttgttcctccagagaacaaaattatagctcttccagagccttctatcacattgtccGAGCCAATAATAGAATTAACATACTCTTCTTTTGGcataagatgggtaaaatatatatcacttttaagaatagtgtgcgaacttgcactatccgcaaggcaaatatcttcaggatatgtccttgccatttttcttcaaagacaaataataataataataaaatgagtagaagtacaaACACAGTAAAATTATtaacatgaatacttaacaaacacacatattaaactattccatcattgatcaaatagccaatatttcctttaggattctcaaagaaattagatacatcataatgagtggtagaatttttataatttgaaacaaaatttgtttcctttcctttgtcatcctttttcaaggatgcttaATAAAGATCAAcaaggtgccttggggtacgacaggtacatgaccaatggccctttccaccacaacggaagtatttatcctctgttgatttattcggcccaatatttctttctttatcccacttctggtgagatattttct is a genomic window of Arachis ipaensis cultivar K30076 chromosome B06, Araip1.1, whole genome shotgun sequence containing:
- the LOC107604994 gene encoding uncharacterized protein LOC107604994, producing the protein MNPITLLVILLPLFAQFLGVEPSRPKLPGKSRSSVKSLTSQISVMGFVYCDMCSNNTFSRHSYFLSGAEVKIDCMFKAVSSKTEEQVSVSANRTTNKYGLYRLEIPSVEGVKCAQDSEVFVSNCKATLIGSSTSSCNVPGYRTTSDQISIKAKRSNLCIYSLNALNFRPSKRDINLCGH